In the genome of Candidatus Pristimantibacillus lignocellulolyticus, the window ATAGCGTTATGAAAGATCAAAATTCGTTATTTACACTTGCTAGTAATGAGTATACTTTATTAACTGGTGAAACTATTTGCTATTACGATTCTGCACCACATGCAGACCAAGAGGTAACAACGATCGTACTTTTGCATGGGTATTGTGGAAGTTCAGCATACTTCTCAAAGCTTATCCCACTGTTAAGTGATCAATACCGGATTGTTGTGCCCGATCTTATAGGGCATGGACAATCGACAACTAGTGAACAAAGTAGTTATACGATGGAACTTGCGGCGTCTTGGATAGATGAATGGATCATGAATATAGGAATCAACAATGTTCATTTGTTTGGACACTCACTAGGTGGATATATTACCTTAGCCGTAGCTGAACGTAATCCAACCTATCTACGTTCTTTTGGACTGCTTCATTCTACAGCTTTGCCTGATAGTGAACAAGCAAGAGCTAATCGGGAAACTGCTATTATCACCGTGCAAGAACAAGGGGTTGCATCCTTTGTATCGGGACTAGTCGTGAAATTATTTGCAGAACCTGAAGAGCAATCTAGTTTATTAGATTACGCTCAAAGTATCGGCCAGCTTGCATCAGCAAATGGTGTTATTGGCTATGCTAGAGGAATGCAACAAAGATTAGATAGAACGGATATAATTAGAAATACATCGATCCCTGTATTGTTGGTATCGGGTGGGAAAGATAGAATTGTAACATCAGAAGGAACTTTCACAGGAAGTAATGAACATACAACTTGCCATATTATAGCTGAATCGGGGCATATGGGGATGCTTGAGACGCCAGTGCAACTTGCTTCAATTATCGAACAGTTTATAGACTAATGGAACATGATTTGGAAGGAGATATACAACAAGTGAAAGAAGACAACCAGTTAGTAGCATTACAAAATGAACTTCAACCATGGTTAACAGCAGGTACGCTTTATCAAGCGATTCTCAGTTCGCCAAAAACGAAGGGTGAACAAATCGCTAACAAAATTGTTATGCGACCAGTTCAATTAAAAGAAGGTTTATTTTATCAGTTTGAATCATATTATAGCAATAAGGTGTTGCACCAAAATGTACCTGCTACAGACGCAGCAGAAACGTTACTTCCGCTTATTCAAGATCAATATAAACAAACTCTTATTAAAGAGAAATCGACGCATCTTCATATTCTAACTAATAAAAAAGGTCAGCTTTCTATTAAAAGAAAACGTAATGAAGAGCAAGTTCCCGAGCAAATTATCCAACAACATAACCGCCAAAAGCGCCGTGTGCTTGAAGAGGGGACACCAATCACGTTTCTAGTTGAATTAGGAATTATGACAGTTGATGGGCGAGTTCATGCCAAAAAGCAAGATAAGTTCCGCCAAATCAATCGTTTTCTTGAAATGGTTGAGGATGTACTGGACTATTTACCGACAGATCGTACGTTGAAAATTGTTGATTTTGGATGTGGAAAATCGTATCTAACATTCGCCCTTTATCATTATCTAAGTGTGGAACAACAGCGGAATATTGAAATTATCGGACTAGATCTTAAAAGTGATGTTATACAATTATGTAATGATCTTGCACAAAGGTTGGATTATAAGTCGTTATCGTTCTTGGTTGGTGATATTGCTGATTATGAAGGATTATCTCAAGTGGATATGGTTGTTACGCTTCATGCTTGTGATACGGCGACAGATGCAGCAATCGGGAAAGCGGTCAATTGGGGAGCTTCAGTTATTATGTCAGTTCCATGCTGCCAACATGAGTTATTCCCACAAGTAAGCAATGACATCCTTACACCTTTACTGGGTCAAGGATTGTTGAAGGAACGATTTGCAAGTCTAGCGACGGATGGAATTCGTGGTCAGTTGCTTGAAAGTATTGGTTATCGTGTACAAATGCTAGAATTTATTGATCCTGAACATACTCCCAAAAATTTATTAATCCGTGCAGTTAGAACGGATGTCCTAAGTTTTAATGAACAAAAATGGGATCAATACCAACAGTTTAAGCAATTTCTAGCTGTTGAGCACAGTTTAGAGAGAATACTTAAGTCTCATTTACCATTACAAAACTAGTCTTTAGTCTCTTGTATTTGTAAAAAGAACTGTTAATGTAATTGTAGTTTTATGGATATTTTGCTATAGTGGAATAAGTTGGATACTTAAGTGGGTGAGATTGATGGGAATCACGATGCTAATCGATTTTGGTGTTTTTCTAGTCTTATTAGCCTTACTAGTTTTTCTAATATTTACGAAAACAATGTCTATCCTTCATCGGGTGTATTTAGCGTTGCATCTTGCATTTATGCATTGGGCATTATTGCAATTTGCTGCGCACACTACCCCATACTTGCCATATAAATTTTTGTTCATACAATCCTCCTATGTAGCATTATCATTAACAGGTCTAGGTTCTTTTGTACTGACATTATATATTATGAATAAGAGCTCCTTCTTCAAAACCTTCACTTTTAAGTTATTATTACTCCCATGCGTATGTGCTATTGTATTTATTTTAGTAAACCCTAATGAACTTTTTCTAACGTTATATCAAGATGGACGCTCAGATAAAGTATTTTCCTATGGAAAGTATTTCGGTCTTGTTATTGGGCAAATGTTCATTTATGTCATAACTTCTTTATTTTTGCTAGTACTGTCCTATATTAGATCAGCACATCGAAGTGTGACGCGTAAACTTAGTAAATTCGCTATCAATGGACTTGGACTATTAATGTTGTTCGGCATTATAGACCTTTTTATTAATATTATCAATATGACTTGGTTTAGTTCATATTTTCCAGTTTTATCGATTGGGATGATGTGTGCTGCTTTTTATATGACTTTTCAGTTGAATAGAATAAATGTATTAGATATTATTGATTTAGCACATCGTGATGTAATGAATACGATGTCGGTTGGAATTCTTGTGTTAGATAGAGATAATTTTATCGTTGAGATGAACAAACATGTTCATGCCATTATTCCATTACGAATTGGAAACTATTTCGATATGCAGCGCATCCAAGAACATATTCCTGAAATGGACTGGAGTAAGATCGAGAAACAATTTATTCTTCGGAAAAATGATCCATTTTATAAGTTAGACTTTGAGATCTATACAAAAAAGCCAACAGAAAGCTATTTCCAAGTACAATCTACTCCGATATTGAACCAAAGATCGAAGTTAATGGGTTATATGTTCACCATGCAAGAAGTGACTGAGATCAAAAAATTAGCAGAGAGTACGAAGAGACAAAATACATTACTTCAACAGAGAAATTCAGAATTAATTAAAACTCAAGAAAAATTGTATGAAGCGAATAAGAAGTTGGAAAAGATTGCAATTACAGATGTGCTTACGGAATGTTATAATCGTAGATACCTT includes:
- a CDS encoding alpha/beta hydrolase; the protein is MKDQNSLFTLASNEYTLLTGETICYYDSAPHADQEVTTIVLLHGYCGSSAYFSKLIPLLSDQYRIVVPDLIGHGQSTTSEQSSYTMELAASWIDEWIMNIGINNVHLFGHSLGGYITLAVAERNPTYLRSFGLLHSTALPDSEQARANRETAIITVQEQGVASFVSGLVVKLFAEPEEQSSLLDYAQSIGQLASANGVIGYARGMQQRLDRTDIIRNTSIPVLLVSGGKDRIVTSEGTFTGSNEHTTCHIIAESGHMGMLETPVQLASIIEQFID
- a CDS encoding SAM-dependent methyltransferase, whose amino-acid sequence is MKEDNQLVALQNELQPWLTAGTLYQAILSSPKTKGEQIANKIVMRPVQLKEGLFYQFESYYSNKVLHQNVPATDAAETLLPLIQDQYKQTLIKEKSTHLHILTNKKGQLSIKRKRNEEQVPEQIIQQHNRQKRRVLEEGTPITFLVELGIMTVDGRVHAKKQDKFRQINRFLEMVEDVLDYLPTDRTLKIVDFGCGKSYLTFALYHYLSVEQQRNIEIIGLDLKSDVIQLCNDLAQRLDYKSLSFLVGDIADYEGLSQVDMVVTLHACDTATDAAIGKAVNWGASVIMSVPCCQHELFPQVSNDILTPLLGQGLLKERFASLATDGIRGQLLESIGYRVQMLEFIDPEHTPKNLLIRAVRTDVLSFNEQKWDQYQQFKQFLAVEHSLERILKSHLPLQN
- a CDS encoding diguanylate cyclase, giving the protein MGITMLIDFGVFLVLLALLVFLIFTKTMSILHRVYLALHLAFMHWALLQFAAHTTPYLPYKFLFIQSSYVALSLTGLGSFVLTLYIMNKSSFFKTFTFKLLLLPCVCAIVFILVNPNELFLTLYQDGRSDKVFSYGKYFGLVIGQMFIYVITSLFLLVLSYIRSAHRSVTRKLSKFAINGLGLLMLFGIIDLFINIINMTWFSSYFPVLSIGMMCAAFYMTFQLNRINVLDIIDLAHRDVMNTMSVGILVLDRDNFIVEMNKHVHAIIPLRIGNYFDMQRIQEHIPEMDWSKIEKQFILRKNDPFYKLDFEIYTKKPTESYFQVQSTPILNQRSKLMGYMFTMQEVTEIKKLAESTKRQNTLLQQRNSELIKTQEKLYEANKKLEKIAITDVLTECYNRRYLMQFLEYELPRNITNKVPFTIIIIDIDYFKLINDAYGHLNGDTVLVQTARKVNETIRKQDILARYGGEEFIIYLPQLSRIEAQQKAEDIKNEIENNRIWIEEVNDEISVTISVGVVTIEDYKQFQITDSKVLLHEIMSLADTALYEAKYKGRNLIVNRSFAI